One Spinacia oleracea cultivar Varoflay chromosome 4, BTI_SOV_V1, whole genome shotgun sequence DNA segment encodes these proteins:
- the LOC110776828 gene encoding uncharacterized protein, translated as MNSDSNSSSSSSSGLFDYMVNDFVEWHESITERRKEDEWIEEAINTSVVPLVTSTYQVPFTPEPTYQRWYVPRDREDSDIRLYNDYFSPRPLYTDDMFRRQFRMRKNVFTRIVNQLRESNVYFQQRPNATGRLGASPLQKCTAAIRMLAYGTSADAVDEYLKMASSSARECLSHFVEGVVSEFGPEYLRRANTTDTERLLRESHIRGFPGSCNDINVLQRSSVFSDICEGRAPDVSFNVKGNTYNMGYYLTDGIYPKWATFIPAIKHPQTGKHKLFTKKQESYRKDVERVFGVLQARFAIIRHQV; from the exons CATGGTGAACGACTTTGTAGAGTGGCATGAATCAATTACTGAAAGGCGAAAAGAAGATGAATGGATCGAGGAAGCGATCAATACATCTGTTGTTCCCCTTGTAACCTCTACTTACCAGGTCCCCTTCACTCCTGAACCTACGTACCAAAGGTGGTATGTACCAAGAGATCGAGAAGATTCTGATATACGGTTATATAACGACTACTTTAGTCCCCGACCATTGTACACAGACGATATGTTTCGCCGACAATTTCGCATGCGTAAAAATGTTTTCACACGCATTGTGAACCAGCTAAGAGAAAGTAATGTTTACTTTCAACAAAGGCCAAATGCCACCGGAAGACTAGGTGCATCCCCCCTCCAAAAATGCACTGCAGCAATTCGAATGTTAGCATACGGTACATCAGCCGATGCAGTTGACGAATATCTTAAAATGGCGTCAAGTTCTGCAAGGGAATGTCTCTCTCACTTTGTTGAAGGGGTCGTCTCTGAATTTGGACCGGAGTACTTGAGGAGGGCGAATACTACGGATACTGAGCGACTCCTCCGGGAAAGTCATATTCGTGGATTTCCTG GTTCTTGTAATGATATAAATGTCCTCCAGCGGTCGTCGGTGTTCTCTGATATTTGTGAGGGTAGAGCTCCAGATGTTAGCTTCAATGTCAAAGGAAATACATACAATATGGGATATTATCTTACCGACGGGATCTATCCAAAATGGGCAACATTTATCCCAGCAATCAAACATCCACAGACCGGTAAGCACAAATTATTTACCAAGAAGCAAGAGAGTTACCGAAAGGACGTTGAACGTGTCTTTGGAGTGTTACAAGCTCGATTTGCAATAATACGTCACCAGGTCTAG